A region of the Channa argus isolate prfri chromosome 3, Channa argus male v1.0, whole genome shotgun sequence genome:
AAAATGGCCACAGCTGGCATATAAATTCAAACCAAGgaacttctagctgtgaggcagtgGTACTGGGTTGTCAATACATTATCTGTTCATTCATTAGtggaatttacatttttaggaTGTTTTAACTGTGATAACATTTCCTATAATGACATTGCAACACAAAAACTAGTTTGTAGTTTCTCACTTAAAGCTGCTGATTTGTATCAGAAAGTACAAATATATAGTTAATTTTGATttgatgtaaaatatataattatatatccCGTAATAGGAAATCTGTCAatgttatgtattttaatttacagttacagaaacGTGGACAAAAGAGTTTTTGCTTATAACGCACACTATTTCACTATAAGAAGCCTATAATACTAACAGTGTAGTAGTCAGctcttttattataaaaatgtagcaCATGTAGTGTAAAAATACTcattagaaaatgaaataaaacttaaGTGCAAAAGTGacgggcgactgtggcacaggaaggtagagcagttgtccaccaatctcacagttgttggttcaatccccggctcctctggtcacatgtcgaagtgtccttgagcaagacacagaaccccaacttagttgctcccggtgagtgttggccagctgcatagcagctcccccatcagtgtatgaatgtttgtgtgattgtgagtttgaatggataaataagaagcagtgtaaagcgctttgagtgcctataggtagaaaagcgctatataagtgcagaccatttacaaaagtattgtAAATACAATTTACTAAAAGCACcaaagtaaaaactaatttctaaGTAATGCATATTACTGGATTATAATGAATCTACTGATGAACTGACATCACTTTAGTGTTGCAACTTAAAAGAATCAGTTTTAAACAAAAGCCTAACTTGAATGTTTGATTGGGGAAAAGGAGAGTGCTTTTATAAATTAGAATTAGACTTATACAAGCAGAGTgaagagaaagagcagaggaactgacaaCATTTGAAAAACTCAGACTATCAGATAGAAAATTTAACTAAGAAGTTAGAAAAAAGGGCAACAGATTTGCTACGCTGAGACTTGGAGAACTGTTTAAAAGTCATCTTGTCAATGTGGCAGCATGTAATTCATTCAACTACTTAGCAAATTCAAATTCATGTCTCGGCTACTTCTCTCGTCAAAATAATCTTCAGAAAAGAAGTTTAAAAGTGTTAAGaaagcagttttaaaacatgtacAATCCACTGGACAGTGTGTAAaagattaattaataaaaataacagataACATTATTTGcctactggaaaaaaaaaaaaaatttttatctGAGGCAGGCAGCATTACAGTTTACACCCTACCGGAAATATATTAGAAAAAGTGTGTCCATCACTTAAACGTCCGCCGGTGTGTGCAGCAGCAAATATCGTCCGTGCTGTTAACGCTCGGTGTACGAGCAGGTTAACGGAAACATGTAGCGCAGGCTGGACGAGCCTTTTGGAATCCTGCTGATCATGAGTGGGACTTGGAGAGGGATTTCAGAAGACATGGATCGACAaattgtacaggttggtgaacCGACAAACCGTATTATCAGTATTTCCTCAACGGTAAAGCTGAGCGGGGCCGCTGAACTGGCTAGCTAACGATAATGTGAACGTAGAGTATGATTAGTTAGGCTTTTTTCCACTCAGGTTGGACCATCAGGACAGTGGAAGTATGACAGTGTAGAAGAATGTCGTGTCCCAGGCCTAACttaacacacagataaacagtaTTATTCATTTACGGATGAGTGGTCAGATCATACACAGGTATAAAACAGCATACGGCTCAAACAGAGACGCTTTTGGTGATGATAGTACagatatgaatatgaatatgaatatgttttGTACATTGCTCCTCAGCGCCTTGCATCAGGATGCAAAAGGATATATCCTAGAAAAAAATGATACTAGCTTATTTTAGTTGCTGCGTGTTTTACCTCAGTCTTGATTGTGGGAGGCAGTCATTTTATGACTTCCCAATAAAAACATTGCGTTAAATATTGTGAGTTTTCATGTAATACAGCTTCATCTATAGTTAATTAACTAGCAGCTGAGTGTAGTACGTTTAGTAATACTACCACACATTAATAAAAGATTTGTGGTcatctgtgatttttttctaaaaggttTATTGTATAGACAGAGGGTCTATGGCTCCCCATGACACTATTTGCTGTCCACCTCAGGCTGTATGTGACGAAGACACCATGTCTTCCACCTCGGTGGGAATGTCAGATTTGTCTGATGAGATCCTGTTGTGCATCCTTCGCTATGTTCCAGTGTGTGACCTGCTGCTGAGTGTGGCAAACGTCTGCCACAAGTTGCACACACTGTGCCATGACAAAACCCTGCTCACAACCGTCAGTCTGTCTGAGGAGTATACGGTAAAGCTactgaaaatcatttttatgatGATGTGTACGGATAAGACATGCTGATAAGACATCAAGAtattaatttgcttttttttattcttctttacAATTTTCTGCTAATGTTTTAGGACACGTGTGTGAACATGGGGAAAAGCATTAGATTTTTCACAGTAGTTGCATTTTAACCGAGTGAAACACTTGATGAAATTCAATTTATGTTTCACTGCAGGCTGATGACGTCTTGGTGCGACAAATATTGAGACAGCTAGCCAATCATGTCCAGTCTCTCAGCTTGAATGGTTGCTACTGGCTCTCTGGCTCGACCATGGAGCATCTTGCTCGGTGCAGGGCAGTGACGCACCTCGATATCACTGGCTGTCGCCTCACCTCCCTTCGTTTGTCCCgtcttctctcctccctctctcttctcagATCACTTGCTTTTGACGTGACACCGGGCTTCAACTCTGCTCAGCTCAGTTCAGAGGCGGTTGATTTACTGAGCCGCCTGTCGGAGCTCAGACAGACATTGTTGACACCAAGCTATGGTGTGGTGCCATGCTGTGCTCAACTCCGCAAGTAAGAAACTGTCAGATTACTATAATATTATGTAAAACTGAGGTCAAGAAAGAACTTTATTTGATacacattattcatttttatatgaTTATCCACATCCAGTTCTGaatgcctgtgtttgtgtgcatctctTTCTACCTGCAGGCTGATGCTGCAGTTTGACATCCCAGATGTGACAAGAGAGGGTGTCGGTGTCTGCTGTCAGTTAATGGTGGGTCAGAGCAGTGTGCCACATTACCAGCATCTGGAGAAGTTCACTGCCAGGTTGGCCCCTGGAGAGGTGGGTTTAttagtgtgtatgtttatgaaACCTATTTCATACATTTGCAGTATTGTAGTATTGCGTGTAGTGTCTCAGactagtgtatgtgtgtattgattGCCATAGGTAAACCAGACCTTGCTGCTTCTCTACTTGGCTGTATTCAGCGTTCACGTTCCAAAGCGCCTCCAAGTTTTCCTCGTGTCGATCCCTGGGCCGAACCCAGCTCACTGGCCTGCTGCACCCTCTCTGGCCCAAAGTTTGGGTCAACGAGGTGACCTGGAGGCACTGCAGCTTCCGCGCTCCTGGCTTGATTCCTTGTCACTAAAGAGAGCTCTTCAAGGAAACAGTCCCAAGCACCTGAGCTTCAGCCGCTGTCCAGCATTGTGGCCACAGGTGTTCCAGTCACTCTTGGAGGGAGGGGTGCGAGATGCTACGCAGCTGACCAGCCTTAACCTCAGCGGCATCAACCAGGTCCTTTACTCAGAATGTAGGAGTATGGAGGATCAGTTGGTTCCTGGGACAATAAGCCGGTTGGCAGTTGGCTGTTCCAACATTAAACACCTTAACCTGATGCATACGCACTATCATCATGACAACTCAcatggaacaggtggagaaacaCACCTGTGTGCCAGTTTAGCCAAATTCAGACACCTGCGCTCTCTCACTCTGCCTGGCTGTGCTCTTTCAGACAGCTTAAATACACATCACATGTCTACAATTAACACCTTTCCAGCCCCGTCGCTCCTGGGTCTAAAGAAGGCCCCTCGTGTGGGGCTCCACAATTACAAACCTGATTCCGATTCTTGTTTGTCAGGAGAGAGTACCTCAGGACTTGCTCAGCTCTTAGCTGGTTGCCCTTTTTTAGAGACCTTAGAGATAATCGGCCCCGGTTTTGTCTCCGTGTTGCCCCGGCTTGAGCCTTGCACTCGTTCCAGCATGGAGCCTCGTGGTATGTGCGCATGGGCTCGAGGAGTTGGCGACACACATCTAGCAGCGCTTGAGGCTTTGCCTCGACTGTGTCGCCTGACTCTGGCTGGGCTTCCTGGGATGTTAAAGGGGACAGGGCTGGTACAGCTGGCCAGGCAGTGCAGAGACCTACAGGTATTATCCCTCGCCAATATGGGATCACTGAAAACCATGAACTACACCCCTGCCTTGCTGGACACGCTTAAACTGTGCACACAACTACAGGAACTCAGGTTAGAAGAtgtctttgtgttgtctgtTGTCCTTCCATGACTGCAATAACAAACACTAACCATAAGAGTCAGTATTATTACTACAgtcataattattatattattaaatactaCAGTAAATAACTGATTTAGCCTCTTTTTAATATACGTGCATAATATTAATTCATTCTAATATTTCTTATTATTTGAACTAATTTTATCTTAATATAATTTTATCCTCTGTAGATTTATAACCATGAAATGCTTGGCCAACAATGAAAACTCAACCATTAGATCCAAgcgttttttttgtgtgtattttattttttattttatatttattataactCTATGTAATTACATAATGAAAAGCAATGTTGTtattgtgtgtaggtgtgtttgaAGAATAATTCAACAATTCAACTCACTAAAAACCACTGGTCAGTGCCCCAGTTACATCATTGTTCCgctgtttattcatttacattgcGTGTTTGTTTCTTAGGTTAGAGCAGCCTTACCTGAACGCCAATGCATCATTCTTTGAGGCTCTGTCCTGCTGCTCTCGTCTGCAGCGTCTCTGCCTTATCTCACGCAGCGGTACCTTTGACGCATCAGCCACGGAAGCCTTCATGGAACGATGTTGCAATGTAATCATGTGCCACATGTTCATGGGCGGCACCTTGGTGGCGTGTCGCACGCTGCAGAAAGCACTACTGGACAGGTTATTGGTTGTTTGTACGGacatactttacattttaatggtGAGAGAAATTTCAGATTTCACATgttcttatttttctctctctctcttttagatTTTCAATAGAGCGCTCAGCCCTCAGTGTGGTCATTTATCCACTACAGCATGAAGACTTGCCATCAGTCATCAGAGATATACCACTCACACTGCTGGATCGTATAACTTTGTTTCAGAGCCATGTAGCCCAACCACCACATTTGTCACCATTGTGACATCACCAGTAAGCTTTGCTGTGATTGGTGCTCAACAGCTGAGGTGCTTAgattgttttttggttttttgttgttctttttttctgggAAATAAAATTTCCAAATTATAGAGACTGATCAATAGCACCCAGAGTTatgaatgtgtttacatttacatgacTGACTAAAAGTGGTCTTTAAAGGGAAAATAATTCACCTGCACATGGAAATCAGAAGCCAGGGTCAGATTAATGTCATGGAACTCGTATGGATGTATCGTCTCTTATTTAAGGACTTTTCACATTTGCTGCCACTGGGACTTCAATTGTGGCttatcattaaaaataatgtctgctattttgaaaataagtgccaaaatataaataaagagcGTTATTAGTCTGAAACTTTGTACGTGAGCCCATGATTCAAGCTATGTTGTAATAAAGTCCATATAACTTATTATTTTCAAGCGTATTCTTTATACCATTGTCTGTTTTGTCACTTTCGACATTTATGAACATAAATGAATGGTACATTAAGTACAGCCTAAGCTAAAACAATAAGAAACAAGTATAAATTTAGACTCACGAGAATTAACCAGCTTTATTCGTATTCAACATAATCAAACTAGTAGTTTTTAAGATGTCGTAACCTCTTAGCACTCCAAGAAGAGGGGCGAGATAAACGTCTATTACCAATTATTCATAATCGAAGATGTAACGTTATCAACGGCACAGGCTTACTAATCTATTATCGTTGTAGTCGATCGGAGCTGTAACCTCCTATCTGGAAtgtataaaactttatttatgtaactTGTGTAACCTAGTTTTAAACAGTGATCTTTTATGTATTGTCCATTCTTTCCTGACACTAAATCGCTAAAACAGGGAGCTTATAAATATCGTTCGATATCTATTACTCAGGTCTTGCTTGGTTTGTGTCATCGGAACATCGTGGTGCACAACATGCCTGAATCTACGCAGGTTAGCTAACCAAAAGTTTCAGTAAAAATCTCTTAAGGTCCTAAAACTCGATATGGGTAATTAGCTTGTAGTTAAGTAGTTAAAGCTGTTAAATATGTTAACGTCCCTCGCATTTTCGTGGGTACGAAACGGGAGGCAAATCTCTGTTCCTGTTGCTAAGTTGTCCGTCCTGTTAGCGGCTAAGATCTCACCCAGGACCCTGCATCTGACAACGGTACAGGAATGGACACGACACGGGCCGTCCAGACTCCTCACACCAGCTCCCAGTCAGCTATCGAGCTCAGCGTCCCGGTCGACTGGTCCTCACGGGGATGCAGATCCGCTGGGCTCGTCCCCAGTCTCAGAGGACAGGGAAAACTTCGGCACCCTTTCTACATACTTGTCCTCCAGGAGGTCGTTTAGGAAAGCCAGTCCAGACATCCAGGACCTGCGACATCGGGAGGAGGACGACGCCACTAGGGAAGAAGGTCCTGTTAAACCTCGCAAGACATTTAGGAGGAGAAACACACCGTACTGGTACTTTTTACAGTGCAAGAAGCTCATCAAAGCGAACAAGGTCAGTCTGGAGTAGATACCCATCATATGATGTcttactttttctgtgtttacaatCCTGTTTATGTCCTCACAGCTGCAGGAGGCGTTGGATTTGTTCAGCCGAGACATGCTGGAGGGCGAGAGGCTGCAGCCGGAGGAGTACAACTACACTGTCCTGATAGGAGGCTGTGGTC
Encoded here:
- the fbxl18 gene encoding F-box/LRR-repeat protein 18 isoform X2 codes for the protein MSGTWRGISEDMDRQIVQAVCDEDTMSSTSVGMSDLSDEILLCILRYVPVCDLLLSVANVCHKLHTLCHDKTLLTTVSLSEEYTADDVLVRQILRQLANHVQSLSLNGCYWLSGSTMEHLARCRAVTHLDITGCRLTSLRLSRLLSSLSLLRSLAFDVTPGFNSAQLSSEAVDLLSRLSELRQTLLTPSYGVVPCCAQLRKLMLQFDIPDVTREGVGVCCQLMVGQSSVPHYQHLEKFTARLAPGEVNQTLLLLYLAVFSVHVPKRLQVFLVSIPGPNPAHWPAAPSLAQSLGQRGDLEALQLPRSWLDSLSLKRALQGNSPKHLSFSRCPALWPQVFQSLLEGGVRDATQLTSLNLSGINQVLYSECRSMEDQLVPGTISRLAVGCSNIKHLNLMHTHYHHDNSHGTGGETHLCASLAKFRHLRSLTLPGCALSDSLNTHHMSTINTFPAPSLLGLKKAPRVGLHNYKPDSDSCLSGESTSGLAQLLAGCPFLETLEIIGPGFVSVLPRLEPCTRSSMEPRGMCAWARGVGDTHLAALEALPRLCRLTLAGLPGMLKGTGLVQLARQCRDLQVLSLANMGSLKTMNYTPALLDTLKLCTQLQELRLEQPYLNANASFFEALSCCSRLQRLCLISRSGTFDASATEAFMERCCNVIMCHMFMGGTLVACRTLQKALLDRFSIERSALSVVIYPLQHEDLPSVIRDIPLTLLDRITLFQSHVAQPPHLSPL
- the fbxl18 gene encoding F-box/LRR-repeat protein 18 isoform X3 produces the protein MTKPCSQPSVCLRSIRSLAFDVTPGFNSAQLSSEAVDLLSRLSELRQTLLTPSYGVVPCCAQLRKLMLQFDIPDVTREGVGVCCQLMVGQSSVPHYQHLEKFTARLAPGEVNQTLLLLYLAVFSVHVPKRLQVFLVSIPGPNPAHWPAAPSLAQSLGQRGDLEALQLPRSWLDSLSLKRALQGNSPKHLSFSRCPALWPQVFQSLLEGGVRDATQLTSLNLSGINQVLYSECRSMEDQLVPGTISRLAVGCSNIKHLNLMHTHYHHDNSHGTGGETHLCASLAKFRHLRSLTLPGCALSDSLNTHHMSTINTFPAPSLLGLKKAPRVGLHNYKPDSDSCLSGESTSGLAQLLAGCPFLETLEIIGPGFVSVLPRLEPCTRSSMEPRGMCAWARGVGDTHLAALEALPRLCRLTLAGLPGMLKGTGLVQLARQCRDLQVLSLANMGSLKTMNYTPALLDTLKLCTQLQELRLEQPYLNANASFFEALSCCSRLQRLCLISRSGTFDASATEAFMERCCNVIMCHMFMGGTLVACRTLQKALLDRFSIERSALSVVIYPLQHEDLPSVIRDIPLTLLDRITLFQSHVAQPPHLSPL
- the fbxl18 gene encoding F-box/LRR-repeat protein 18 isoform X1 — its product is MSGTWRGISEDMDRQIVQVYCIDRGSMAPHDTICCPPQAVCDEDTMSSTSVGMSDLSDEILLCILRYVPVCDLLLSVANVCHKLHTLCHDKTLLTTVSLSEEYTADDVLVRQILRQLANHVQSLSLNGCYWLSGSTMEHLARCRAVTHLDITGCRLTSLRLSRLLSSLSLLRSLAFDVTPGFNSAQLSSEAVDLLSRLSELRQTLLTPSYGVVPCCAQLRKLMLQFDIPDVTREGVGVCCQLMVGQSSVPHYQHLEKFTARLAPGEVNQTLLLLYLAVFSVHVPKRLQVFLVSIPGPNPAHWPAAPSLAQSLGQRGDLEALQLPRSWLDSLSLKRALQGNSPKHLSFSRCPALWPQVFQSLLEGGVRDATQLTSLNLSGINQVLYSECRSMEDQLVPGTISRLAVGCSNIKHLNLMHTHYHHDNSHGTGGETHLCASLAKFRHLRSLTLPGCALSDSLNTHHMSTINTFPAPSLLGLKKAPRVGLHNYKPDSDSCLSGESTSGLAQLLAGCPFLETLEIIGPGFVSVLPRLEPCTRSSMEPRGMCAWARGVGDTHLAALEALPRLCRLTLAGLPGMLKGTGLVQLARQCRDLQVLSLANMGSLKTMNYTPALLDTLKLCTQLQELRLEQPYLNANASFFEALSCCSRLQRLCLISRSGTFDASATEAFMERCCNVIMCHMFMGGTLVACRTLQKALLDRFSIERSALSVVIYPLQHEDLPSVIRDIPLTLLDRITLFQSHVAQPPHLSPL